One genomic region from Nostoc sp. C052 encodes:
- a CDS encoding HAD-IIIA family hydrolase, which yields MPAIFLDKDGTLIENVPNNVDPQLIEMKIGAIEGLQILSKAGYKLIVITNQSGVARDYFPESALAGVEARLNEILEKAQHTIRII from the coding sequence ATGCCGGCGATATTTCTAGATAAAGATGGCACTTTAATCGAAAATGTACCAAACAACGTTGATCCGCAATTAATCGAAATGAAAATCGGTGCTATTGAAGGATTACAAATACTTAGCAAAGCTGGATATAAATTAATTGTGATTACTAACCAGTCGGGAGTAGCACGGGATTATTTCCCAGAATCTGCCTTGGCGGGAGTGGAAGCGCGATTGAATGAAATATTAGAAAAAGCGCAGCATACCATCAGAATTATATAG
- a CDS encoding NmrA/HSCARG family protein encodes MTQQTTGEKIILVTGATGNQGGAVARHLLKRGNFKVRAFVRDPNKSAAHALQQAGAELVAGDFRDRASLDRALQGAYGVFSLQTFLKEGGLSAEIQDGKSVADAASSAGVEHFVYSSVGSAERNTGIPHFDSKFQVEEYVQSLGLPYTIMRPVFFFYNYASMRPMVEQGTLSQPLSPETKLQQLSEEDYGAMVAEVFDRPAEFLNREIEVASVEMTMPEIAAAFSCVLGKTVEYQQIPFEAFEQQAGEEVTIMYRWFERIGYAADLVQLQREFSKLTDFESYLRDRGW; translated from the coding sequence ATGACACAGCAAACAACAGGAGAAAAAATTATCTTAGTCACCGGAGCCACGGGCAATCAGGGTGGCGCAGTGGCGCGTCATCTTTTAAAGCGCGGTAACTTCAAGGTACGTGCTTTTGTGCGCGATCCAAACAAGTCCGCTGCTCATGCACTCCAACAAGCGGGGGCAGAACTCGTCGCCGGAGATTTCAGGGATCGCGCGTCGCTTGATCGCGCTCTGCAAGGTGCTTATGGTGTTTTTTCATTGCAGACTTTTCTCAAAGAAGGCGGATTATCAGCCGAGATCCAAGATGGTAAAAGCGTTGCAGACGCAGCTTCATCGGCAGGTGTCGAGCATTTCGTCTACAGTTCTGTGGGCAGCGCCGAACGCAACACGGGCATTCCCCATTTCGACAGTAAATTTCAAGTCGAAGAGTACGTTCAATCGCTGGGCTTGCCCTACACAATCATGCGTCCAGTTTTCTTCTTTTACAACTACGCCTCAATGCGTCCAATGGTGGAGCAGGGCACGCTCTCCCAACCGCTCAGTCCTGAAACAAAATTGCAGCAACTTTCTGAAGAAGATTACGGAGCAATGGTCGCTGAGGTATTCGATCGCCCCGCCGAGTTCTTGAACCGCGAAATCGAAGTCGCCAGTGTGGAGATGACCATGCCAGAAATCGCTGCCGCGTTCAGCTGTGTGTTGGGCAAAACCGTCGAATACCAGCAAATTCCGTTTGAAGCGTTTGAGCAGCAAGCTGGGGAGGAAGTGACCATTATGTATCGCTGGTTTGAGCGGATTGGCTACGCAGCAGATTTGGTGCAGTTACAACGTGAGTTTTCTAAGCTGACCGACTTTGAATCGTATTTGCGCGATCGCGGCTGGTAA
- a CDS encoding AIPR family protein, which yields MPKTWNIKIDNYFQANPNCIIATAHVDSFPIDLPLEPNIREPNRKSATYRQIFDSLTTEPAKFFSRHSGIVLSANIAKPVKNKTELELEVLEANEGGSDGIINGGHTVLAFEQAKNYKYDLTEARVKVTIHIGLTEESAKDIALASNTTTPVDSRSKVNARGDYKFIKQYLAQLEQKEDRKFRIAYYQNQSGAPRNAQCNVTHLLKLLYCLDRNKYNPDGNKRTKHPAGMSLPSNITDAERERLTALLPLLTHALWIEQRLYEIIQDYISNPRRKGANDLASIDIRKTTLLPDSKYSFGFGAPTDLALPIIASYRVFLDKDYKWIIPFNEFAEDFLQHLWNNYFRKYLVSEKTAGNTVGTKISRNQEIWESLYISAQSYLNQHLMKMVNSSKEEESKVTQGANKRGRGKRGELNASTVPK from the coding sequence ATGCCCAAGACTTGGAACATTAAGATAGATAACTATTTTCAAGCCAACCCAAACTGCATCATCGCCACTGCTCATGTAGACAGCTTCCCGATAGACCTACCGCTAGAACCAAACATCAGGGAACCAAACCGTAAAAGCGCGACCTACAGACAAATCTTCGACTCACTGACCACCGAACCTGCAAAATTCTTCTCTCGCCACAGTGGAATCGTTCTGTCAGCGAATATTGCTAAACCTGTCAAGAATAAAACTGAACTGGAGCTAGAAGTCTTAGAAGCTAACGAGGGGGGTAGTGATGGCATTATCAACGGAGGGCATACAGTTTTAGCATTTGAGCAAGCGAAAAATTACAAATATGACCTAACCGAAGCCAGAGTAAAAGTTACGATCCACATTGGACTGACTGAAGAATCAGCCAAAGATATAGCCCTGGCCTCCAACACTACAACGCCAGTAGATTCTCGCTCCAAAGTCAACGCCAGGGGTGATTACAAATTCATCAAGCAGTATTTAGCCCAGTTAGAACAGAAAGAAGATAGAAAATTCCGCATTGCCTATTACCAAAACCAAAGCGGCGCTCCCAGAAATGCCCAGTGCAATGTTACCCATTTGCTCAAGCTCCTTTACTGCCTGGACAGAAATAAATACAACCCCGACGGCAATAAACGAACCAAGCACCCAGCAGGAATGAGTCTTCCAAGTAACATCACAGATGCAGAAAGGGAAAGGTTAACTGCACTTTTGCCTCTCTTGACTCATGCTCTGTGGATAGAGCAAAGACTGTACGAAATAATCCAAGACTATATCAGCAACCCCAGAAGAAAGGGTGCTAACGACCTAGCATCAATAGATATACGTAAAACTACGTTATTGCCTGACAGCAAGTATTCATTCGGGTTTGGTGCGCCAACCGACCTAGCACTACCGATAATCGCATCATATCGGGTATTTCTAGACAAGGACTATAAATGGATTATTCCTTTTAACGAATTTGCCGAAGATTTCCTCCAACACCTGTGGAATAACTATTTCCGTAAGTATTTGGTGTCGGAGAAAACAGCAGGGAATACAGTCGGCACAAAAATCAGCCGCAATCAAGAGATTTGGGAAAGTCTTTATATCTCGGCGCAAAGTTATCTAAATCAGCACTTGATGAAAATGGTTAACTCCAGCAAGGAAGAAGAATCGAAGGTGACACAAGGTGCAAACAAGAGGGGAAGAGGGAAAAGGGGTGAACTCAACGCGTCTACTGTTCCCAAATAG
- a CDS encoding nitrogenase component 1: protein MSAETTFDNCNHSKDPVVGCALEGIATTVAGIKDVSIVIQSPQGCASTVAAGYDAHEVDFTKRKVGCTRLFESDIVMGASDKLKGMIKEADQSFDSKVMFVVGTCAADIIGEDIAGLCNQLQPDIKAKLVPLMAGGFRGNAYDGLEMGMDALLPFIKKRQTKRRGRKPRIVNIIAPQANLNPTWWADLQWVTQILKSLRIRVQTVFSHNTSFEELELAGEATANIVLSHDVGYKFARKMQETHNIPLILDDIPLPVGVNNTTRWLKALAAHFKIEQKVEPLIKLGEEMVVDTLRKRALMIIPRYRNCRIAVSADGTLGIGLVRMLFEELEMIPEVLLFRSAMPDSRSILERELHSLGLTSRVIFSADGYQVKQTLEEFDVDAVIGSAWEKYMAEELGIKIAFDVFSPTNRETYVDKPYFGYEGMINMMEVIANDWDRAFRSKEIHWTNATKLNANP, encoded by the coding sequence ATGTCTGCTGAAACGACTTTTGACAATTGTAACCATAGTAAAGACCCAGTAGTTGGCTGTGCCCTTGAAGGTATTGCAACTACAGTTGCTGGTATTAAAGATGTTAGTATTGTGATTCAGTCTCCACAGGGTTGTGCGTCCACTGTCGCAGCTGGGTATGATGCTCATGAGGTTGATTTCACCAAGCGGAAAGTAGGTTGTACTCGTCTTTTTGAGTCAGACATTGTGATGGGAGCGTCTGATAAACTCAAAGGGATGATTAAAGAGGCGGATCAATCTTTTGATTCTAAGGTGATGTTTGTCGTTGGGACTTGCGCGGCAGACATCATTGGTGAAGATATTGCGGGATTGTGCAACCAGCTTCAGCCAGATATCAAAGCCAAACTCGTTCCTTTAATGGCTGGTGGATTTCGGGGCAATGCTTATGATGGCTTGGAGATGGGAATGGATGCTTTACTTCCTTTTATCAAAAAAAGGCAGACTAAAAGAAGGGGTAGAAAGCCGAGGATTGTAAATATCATTGCGCCACAGGCAAATCTTAATCCTACTTGGTGGGCTGACTTGCAATGGGTAACGCAGATTTTAAAATCTTTGAGGATTAGAGTACAGACTGTTTTTTCTCATAATACTTCATTTGAAGAACTGGAGCTAGCTGGTGAGGCAACGGCCAATATTGTTCTTAGTCATGATGTTGGGTATAAGTTTGCTCGGAAAATGCAAGAGACCCACAATATCCCCCTCATCCTTGATGATATACCTTTACCAGTAGGTGTAAACAACACTACTCGATGGTTGAAGGCATTAGCGGCACATTTTAAGATCGAACAAAAAGTCGAACCGCTAATTAAACTTGGCGAAGAAATGGTCGTAGATACACTTCGCAAACGAGCATTGATGATTATTCCCCGATATCGTAACTGTAGAATTGCTGTATCTGCGGATGGAACGCTTGGCATTGGACTGGTTAGAATGCTCTTTGAAGAATTGGAGATGATTCCTGAAGTCTTATTATTTCGCTCGGCGATGCCTGATTCTCGTTCAATTTTGGAGCGAGAACTGCACAGCCTCGGTCTTACTTCCCGTGTAATATTTTCGGCAGATGGCTATCAGGTAAAACAGACTTTAGAAGAGTTTGATGTTGATGCTGTGATTGGCTCGGCATGGGAAAAATACATGGCAGAGGAACTAGGAATCAAAATTGCTTTTGATGTATTTAGCCCTACTAACAGAGAAACTTATGTTGATAAGCCATATTTTGGCTATGAAGGCATGATCAATATGATGGAAGTGATTGCTAACGATTGGGATAGAGCTTTTCGTTCCAAAGAGATTCATTGGACGAATGCCACTAAGTTAAATGCAAACCCTTGA
- a CDS encoding aminotransferase class I/II-fold pyridoxal phosphate-dependent enzyme, translating into MPDTTDEGKIHFISPQLLKKLDYQTPISKFYASATYMSRRTEPESLDFSLGDAHEMPLPGFVEALQRWSVPQNSSWYGYKGNIPESRVTVSASLQEKRGLSILPEDIFMTNGTLVGLAICLQIVAGEGDEVIILTPPWLGYRRMVHFTGAVPVGVPVDTNTFEMNLEAIAQAITERTRAIIVNSPHNPTGKIFSARTLEGLATILAEASKLYGKVIYMISDETFSRIVFDHQSCPSPTQFYPFSFLVYGYSKTLMAPGQRIGYIALPSTMPKREEIRRVIAMLQVSAFGWCFPSVLMQYALSDLEKININMEHLQKKRDWMDSSLRGMGYQLHTPDGTFFLLVRSPWEDDCAFAELLASHDVFVLPGTPQEIPGYFRISLTASEEMISRALPKFQAAIKYAVE; encoded by the coding sequence ATGCCGGATACGACAGATGAAGGCAAAATTCACTTCATATCACCACAGTTATTGAAGAAATTAGATTACCAAACGCCTATAAGTAAATTTTACGCTTCAGCGACCTATATGAGTCGCCGAACTGAGCCGGAAAGCCTTGATTTTTCCTTGGGTGATGCTCATGAAATGCCACTTCCAGGGTTTGTAGAAGCCCTGCAACGTTGGAGTGTACCACAAAACTCCAGTTGGTATGGCTACAAGGGAAATATTCCCGAATCACGGGTTACTGTATCTGCATCTCTTCAGGAGAAACGTGGACTTTCTATATTGCCTGAAGATATTTTTATGACTAATGGGACTCTAGTCGGTTTGGCGATTTGTCTGCAAATAGTAGCTGGGGAAGGGGATGAGGTAATTATTTTGACTCCACCTTGGTTAGGTTATAGGCGTATGGTGCATTTTACAGGTGCGGTTCCGGTGGGTGTGCCTGTAGATACCAACACCTTCGAGATGAATTTGGAGGCGATCGCTCAAGCAATTACCGAACGAACTCGGGCAATAATTGTTAATTCACCTCACAACCCTACAGGTAAGATTTTTTCAGCTAGGACTCTAGAGGGTTTGGCAACTATACTAGCTGAGGCTTCTAAACTTTACGGCAAGGTGATTTACATGATTTCTGATGAAACCTTCAGCCGCATTGTTTTTGATCACCAATCTTGTCCCAGCCCGACCCAGTTTTACCCATTTTCTTTCTTGGTATATGGTTACAGTAAAACCTTAATGGCTCCCGGTCAACGTATCGGATATATCGCTCTTCCCTCCACTATGCCCAAGCGGGAAGAAATAAGGCGAGTAATCGCTATGTTACAAGTAAGTGCTTTTGGTTGGTGTTTTCCTAGCGTACTAATGCAATATGCCCTAAGCGACTTGGAAAAAATAAACATAAATATGGAGCATTTACAAAAAAAGCGAGATTGGATGGATTCGTCGCTGCGAGGCATGGGTTATCAACTGCATACCCCCGATGGAACATTCTTTTTGTTGGTGCGATCTCCTTGGGAAGATGACTGTGCTTTTGCGGAACTACTGGCAAGTCACGATGTATTTGTTTTACCAGGTACACCCCAGGAAATACCCGGTTACTTTCGGATTTCCCTTACTGCCAGCGAAGAAATGATTTCTCGTGCCTTACCCAAATTTCAAGCAGCGATAAAATACGCTGTTGAATAA
- the vnfK gene encoding V-containing nitrogenase subunit beta: MSLVVKQKERKGIINPIFTCQPAGAEYASIGIKDCIPLVHGGQGCSMFVRLLFAQHLKENFDIASSSLHENSAVLGGQPRIEEGVKTLVARYPDLRIIPIITTCSTETIGDDIEGTINKLNGFLKEAYPDRKVILVPVHTPSYKGSQVTGYNVGVHAIISSLAKKGEPTGKLNIITGWLNPGDVTEVKRILKEMDVPGNILLDTETFDAPTMPDKTSFAFGNTTIEEIADSANALGTIALCKYEGGSAAEFLEEKFKVPAILGPTPIGIKNTDIWLQNISKMTGKPIPESLVRERGKAIDAIADLAHMFFANKKVAIYGDPDLVIGLAEFCLEVELEPVLMLLGDDNKACTKDPRIAELEKQAACDIEVIWNADLWELERRITDKSLEIDLILGHSKGRYISIDNKIPMVRVGFPSFDRAGLWKYPVIGYKGAEWLADNIANAMFADMENKHDREWILNVW, from the coding sequence ATGTCTTTAGTCGTAAAACAGAAAGAACGCAAGGGAATCATCAATCCTATATTTACCTGTCAGCCTGCTGGGGCTGAATACGCTTCCATTGGAATCAAAGATTGTATTCCCCTGGTGCATGGAGGACAAGGATGTAGTATGTTCGTTCGTCTCCTGTTTGCCCAGCATTTGAAGGAAAATTTCGACATTGCTTCTTCTTCACTCCATGAAAATAGCGCTGTTCTTGGAGGACAGCCACGCATTGAGGAAGGCGTAAAGACCTTAGTAGCACGATATCCCGATTTACGGATTATCCCAATTATTACGACTTGTTCAACTGAGACAATTGGGGACGATATCGAAGGAACCATTAACAAGCTCAATGGCTTTTTAAAGGAGGCTTATCCCGATCGCAAGGTTATCCTTGTTCCTGTACATACCCCCAGTTACAAAGGCAGTCAAGTCACTGGCTATAATGTCGGCGTACATGCAATCATTTCTTCCCTAGCAAAAAAAGGCGAACCAACTGGCAAGCTGAACATCATCACAGGGTGGCTTAACCCTGGAGATGTCACTGAAGTTAAGCGCATCTTAAAAGAGATGGACGTTCCAGGAAACATTTTACTGGATACAGAAACCTTCGATGCCCCCACCATGCCTGATAAGACAAGTTTTGCCTTTGGGAATACAACCATTGAAGAAATTGCTGATTCTGCTAATGCGTTGGGAACTATTGCCTTATGTAAATATGAAGGAGGCAGCGCAGCCGAATTCTTAGAAGAGAAGTTCAAAGTTCCGGCAATTCTTGGCCCAACACCAATTGGCATCAAAAATACCGACATCTGGCTGCAAAATATCAGCAAAATGACTGGCAAACCAATACCAGAATCTTTAGTCAGAGAACGTGGTAAAGCCATTGATGCGATCGCAGACCTCGCACACATGTTCTTCGCTAACAAGAAGGTAGCTATTTACGGAGATCCCGATCTAGTAATTGGTCTAGCAGAGTTCTGCTTAGAAGTTGAGTTAGAGCCAGTGCTGATGTTGTTGGGAGACGACAACAAAGCCTGCACCAAAGACCCAAGAATTGCCGAGTTGGAGAAGCAAGCAGCTTGTGATATCGAAGTTATCTGGAATGCAGACCTTTGGGAATTAGAGCGCCGCATTACAGATAAATCCCTCGAAATTGACTTGATTTTAGGTCATTCCAAGGGTCGGTATATTTCTATCGACAACAAAATTCCGATGGTTCGGGTAGGTTTCCCCAGCTTTGACCGTGCAGGTCTGTGGAAATATCCTGTTATTGGCTACAAAGGAGCAGAATGGCTAGCAGATAACATTGCCAACGCCATGTTTGCAGATATGGAGAACAAGCACGATCGCGAGTGGATCTTAAACGTCTGGTAG
- a CDS encoding LysR family transcriptional regulator yields the protein MDKLKSLMIFIRAAQSGSFSEAARHLGMAPSAVSRAVLRLEDDLGVRLLQRTTRSLTLTEDGNRFYQRSEQILNDLEEAELEVKQSQSMPLGTLRLDLSFVFGKIHIAPALLQFVTQYPKLNLNVSFNDRVIDLIEEGIDATVRIGMSSDSRLIMHHLATARYITCASPQYLAQYGTPTIPTELLQHRCVNFIYPQTGREPKWKFEQDGKAIDLCVESYLRFDNSEVILEAVIQGAGIVQFPKFIAAKAIARGDLQPILQSYATQVGLPISVLYPQKRYLCAKVRVFVEFMTELMAALKRVDIVD from the coding sequence ATGGACAAGCTCAAAAGCCTGATGATTTTTATCCGCGCCGCTCAATCTGGCAGCTTTTCGGAGGCAGCACGACATTTAGGTATGGCTCCTTCAGCCGTGAGTCGAGCCGTATTGCGCTTGGAAGATGACTTAGGGGTGCGCTTGCTCCAGCGAACAACTCGCAGTTTGACCCTGACCGAAGATGGCAACCGATTTTATCAACGCTCTGAGCAAATTCTCAACGATTTGGAAGAAGCCGAACTCGAAGTCAAACAATCGCAATCAATGCCGCTCGGAACATTGCGCCTCGATCTGAGCTTTGTGTTTGGCAAAATACATATCGCTCCGGCTCTGCTGCAATTTGTCACACAATATCCAAAGCTAAATCTGAATGTTTCTTTTAACGATCGCGTGATCGATCTGATTGAGGAAGGCATTGACGCGACAGTGCGGATTGGAATGAGCAGTGATAGCCGTTTAATCATGCACCATCTGGCAACTGCACGCTACATCACTTGTGCCTCACCGCAGTATCTCGCTCAGTATGGCACGCCCACAATACCCACAGAACTTTTGCAGCATCGCTGTGTCAACTTTATCTATCCACAGACTGGGCGAGAGCCTAAATGGAAGTTTGAACAAGATGGAAAAGCGATTGACCTTTGTGTTGAGAGTTATCTGCGATTCGATAATTCAGAAGTCATTTTAGAGGCAGTCATTCAAGGAGCCGGTATAGTTCAATTTCCCAAATTTATCGCAGCCAAAGCGATCGCGCGTGGAGACCTCCAACCAATTCTTCAATCCTACGCGACCCAAGTTGGATTACCGATCTCCGTGTTGTACCCGCAAAAACGCTATCTCTGTGCTAAAGTTCGCGTCTTTGTTGAGTTTATGACAGAATTAATGGCTGCATTAAAGCGAGTTGATATTGTAGATTGA
- a CDS encoding DEAD/DEAH box helicase, giving the protein MPVTYELRDYQHQWIKDIWNSWENGNRRVLAQLPTAAGKTVCFAHISHKFFDQGKQVLVIAHRIELISQAAEKLEQIIGEPVGIIKAGVLANPERRIQVASVQTLSRREVLDLPMNIGLLILDEAHHATALSYRRLIEHYESAQILGATATPQRIDGQGFVDLFDDLVIGIDTAYLIQSGYLSNFRLFATNQTISTLGVAKSRGDFRAKELAVAVTSQIGVSEILENYFKYARNLRTVIFACSLEHSRALAAEFSRNYISAEHLDGKTPPQERLKILQRFRNGTTQVITNYEILTEGFDCPNIECVYCVRPTESSTLWLQMLGRVLRTYTLKPTAVIIDITDNWKKHGLPDEARKWSLLPETISEIQNKGLIQCEHCTHIFKPLTHELANFNAEVDEDGVVIQHHQAICPSCGETIDFTTIENPAKPSFSRIRLRQGFSLSLTEIDLSVSTYRLDLVTDTLKKQGLRGASPTKIYSAIFIAFIENITKFTLGDWREIVKIVEPSQSAITKKAWELYKEAFERHKNRILAMSFVEQKKLKQQGSTNVATIEALGQLENSIFWEPKPQEKSSKFKKNLGDSYFKMKYKSQWKESLTYCSMLTGDFLNINAGLFHVETKDVYVNICIEVRELPGLKSKLTEICDPAEIEYAFTQGFGKLAKIMFRLS; this is encoded by the coding sequence ATGCCTGTTACCTACGAACTTAGAGATTATCAACATCAGTGGATAAAAGATATTTGGAATTCTTGGGAGAATGGTAATAGGCGAGTGCTTGCACAACTCCCGACAGCCGCCGGAAAAACGGTGTGCTTTGCACATATTTCTCATAAATTCTTTGACCAAGGAAAACAAGTTTTAGTCATTGCCCATCGGATTGAGTTGATATCTCAAGCTGCCGAAAAGCTAGAGCAAATTATCGGTGAACCAGTTGGGATTATCAAAGCAGGTGTTCTGGCTAATCCCGAACGGAGAATCCAAGTTGCTAGCGTTCAAACGTTGAGCAGACGAGAGGTATTGGATTTGCCAATGAACATTGGACTTTTGATATTAGATGAAGCGCATCATGCAACTGCTTTATCTTATCGGCGATTAATTGAACATTATGAAAGCGCCCAGATATTAGGTGCAACTGCCACTCCTCAGAGGATTGACGGTCAAGGTTTTGTTGATTTATTTGATGATTTGGTTATTGGCATTGACACGGCTTACTTAATTCAATCTGGGTATTTAAGTAACTTTCGATTATTTGCAACGAATCAAACTATTTCGACTCTTGGAGTTGCAAAGTCTCGTGGGGATTTTAGAGCCAAAGAGTTAGCGGTTGCCGTCACTAGCCAAATTGGGGTTAGCGAAATCCTTGAGAATTACTTTAAATATGCACGAAATCTTCGTACAGTTATTTTCGCCTGTAGCTTAGAACATTCTCGTGCCCTGGCTGCGGAGTTTTCTCGTAATTATATTAGTGCCGAACATTTGGATGGGAAAACTCCCCCACAAGAGAGATTAAAAATATTGCAGCGTTTTCGCAATGGCACTACCCAAGTAATTACTAATTATGAAATCTTAACCGAGGGCTTTGATTGCCCTAATATTGAGTGTGTCTACTGTGTCCGTCCAACTGAAAGCTCTACTCTCTGGCTACAAATGCTGGGACGAGTTCTAAGAACTTACACTTTAAAACCAACTGCGGTGATCATTGATATTACCGATAATTGGAAAAAACATGGGCTTCCTGATGAAGCCCGCAAATGGAGTTTATTGCCTGAAACTATATCAGAAATACAAAATAAAGGTTTAATTCAATGTGAGCATTGCACCCATATTTTTAAACCGCTAACTCATGAATTAGCTAATTTTAATGCCGAAGTTGACGAGGATGGAGTGGTGATTCAACATCACCAAGCTATTTGTCCAAGCTGTGGTGAAACGATTGATTTTACAACTATTGAAAATCCTGCAAAGCCAAGTTTTAGCAGAATTCGACTTAGGCAGGGTTTTAGCCTTTCACTTACAGAAATTGACCTTTCTGTTTCTACTTACAGATTAGACTTAGTTACTGATACCCTAAAAAAGCAAGGTTTACGGGGTGCAAGTCCCACTAAAATTTATAGCGCCATTTTCATCGCTTTTATTGAAAATATTACTAAATTTACTCTTGGTGATTGGCGCGAAATCGTTAAAATTGTTGAGCCATCCCAATCCGCAATTACCAAAAAAGCATGGGAACTGTACAAGGAAGCTTTTGAGCGACATAAGAACCGCATCTTGGCTATGTCTTTTGTCGAACAGAAAAAGCTAAAACAACAAGGCAGTACCAATGTGGCGACAATAGAAGCTCTTGGGCAGTTGGAGAATAGTATATTCTGGGAACCAAAACCACAGGAAAAGTCATCTAAGTTCAAAAAGAATTTAGGCGATAGTTATTTTAAAATGAAGTACAAATCACAATGGAAAGAATCCTTAACTTACTGTTCAATGCTAACAGGTGATTTTTTAAACATAAATGCTGGACTATTCCATGTGGAAACTAAAGATGTATATGTAAATATCTGTATTGAGGTTAGAGAACTTCCTGGGCTGAAATCCAAATTAACAGAGATTTGTGATCCCGCAGAGATTGAATATGCCTTTACCCAGGGGTTTGGCAAGCTTGCTAAGATCATGTTCCGGTTAAGTTAA
- a CDS encoding nitrogenase component 1 produces MIDQNVVFYGNLSELYRLAKEGKIKTTLQGSHTRPCKFWTATKILSGIKNAIVISHGPSGCAYGVKRAYKLTNSRNSGSPYEPVVTTNMSEKAVIFGGEKELKGAIREVDEKYHPDAIVVATSCASGIIGDCVDDVVNKARSEIDAEIMTIHCEGFAGEYRSGFDIVFRQIVDFMEPPTPERKAQLADAVNIVGAKMGPERTEVETDVKELVRLIEAMGARVHSVIAGDCTLEELKQAPSAAVNCTLCLDLGYTIGKAMSDKFGTPLNSTILPYGISATEKWLEGAAKYLGMEEQATALMEKEYAAIKTEFEAAKSYIEGKLAIIEGHDAIKCLSLAHMLDRDFGMRVVIYNFHPWSTEARETSVDYLLETGLDPEILITKGTLAFGKYESMKQTEDELLDFIGGLDAESVVYFGSSLSFPHIPVVDLNAILNRPRFGYRGALKVAKCIKTALQYGFRPRSALTKQMVFPKNSGLASTQSLSGKLAQDMPDCTVYAAGKKRGKCFNE; encoded by the coding sequence ATGATAGATCAGAATGTCGTATTTTACGGAAACTTGAGCGAACTTTATCGCTTGGCAAAAGAAGGTAAGATTAAGACTACTTTACAAGGTAGTCATACCCGCCCTTGTAAATTTTGGACTGCAACGAAAATTTTAAGTGGGATTAAAAATGCGATCGTCATTTCTCACGGGCCGAGTGGCTGTGCTTATGGAGTTAAGCGGGCATACAAGCTGACTAATAGCCGCAATAGTGGTTCCCCTTATGAACCCGTGGTGACTACGAACATGAGTGAGAAAGCGGTAATTTTTGGTGGCGAAAAAGAATTAAAAGGCGCGATTCGAGAAGTAGATGAAAAATACCATCCTGATGCGATCGTTGTTGCTACTAGTTGTGCGTCTGGTATTATTGGCGACTGTGTTGATGACGTAGTGAATAAAGCCCGCAGCGAAATCGATGCCGAGATCATGACGATACATTGTGAAGGATTCGCTGGGGAGTATCGCAGTGGATTTGATATCGTATTTCGGCAAATCGTAGATTTTATGGAGCCGCCAACTCCAGAGCGGAAAGCACAACTAGCTGATGCTGTCAATATTGTGGGCGCGAAGATGGGCCCTGAAAGGACAGAAGTCGAAACTGATGTCAAAGAATTGGTGCGATTAATAGAAGCAATGGGGGCAAGAGTTCACAGCGTCATCGCAGGTGATTGTACATTAGAAGAACTCAAGCAAGCACCGAGTGCAGCAGTCAACTGTACTTTATGTTTGGATCTTGGCTATACCATTGGCAAAGCCATGTCAGACAAGTTCGGTACGCCGTTAAATTCTACTATCCTTCCCTACGGAATCAGCGCTACAGAAAAATGGCTCGAAGGGGCGGCAAAATATTTAGGGATGGAAGAACAGGCCACTGCCCTAATGGAAAAGGAATATGCCGCAATCAAGACTGAATTTGAAGCAGCTAAGAGTTATATAGAAGGGAAGTTAGCGATTATCGAAGGACATGACGCTATCAAGTGCTTATCCCTTGCTCACATGTTGGATCGTGATTTTGGGATGCGTGTAGTAATCTATAACTTCCATCCCTGGAGTACAGAAGCACGAGAAACCAGTGTAGATTATTTGTTGGAAACAGGGTTAGACCCGGAAATCCTGATTACAAAAGGGACACTGGCCTTTGGCAAGTACGAGTCCATGAAACAAACGGAAGATGAATTACTGGATTTCATTGGTGGTCTTGATGCAGAATCGGTAGTTTATTTTGGTTCTTCCTTGAGTTTCCCCCATATTCCCGTAGTCGATTTAAATGCTATCTTAAATCGTCCCAGATTTGGCTATCGCGGAGCCTTAAAGGTCGCAAAGTGTATAAAAACAGCACTTCAATATGGCTTTAGACCTCGGAGTGCTTTAACCAAGCAAATGGTATTCCCTAAAAATTCCGGGTTAGCATCTACTCAATCACTAAGCGGAAAATTAGCTCAAGACATGCCTGACTGTACCGTATATGCAGCAGGAAAGAAGCGGGGAAAATGTTTTAACGAGTAA